In Eretmochelys imbricata isolate rEreImb1 chromosome 4, rEreImb1.hap1, whole genome shotgun sequence, a single window of DNA contains:
- the CASP3 gene encoding caspase-3 isoform X1, whose translation MADIKDGLQSGHDEADAKSLFGPQGKSLPVSKSMDSGIQPDESYKMDYPEIGICIIINNKNFLPATGMSFRSGTDADAARIRDTFMTLGYKVNLHNDRTGKQMFDILQNVAKDDHSNRSSFVCVLLSHGEDGLIYGTDGPLELKILTGLFRGDRCKSLVGKPKLFFFQACRGTELDSGVETDSSSEENTCQKMPVEADFLYAYSTVPGYYSWRNSSEGSWFIQSLCLMLKQHAKKLELMQILTRVNRKVAEFRSYSNQPGFHGKKQIPCIVSMLTKELYFTH comes from the exons ATGGCAGATATAAAAGATGGACTGCAATCAGGTCATGATGAGGCAGATGCAAAATCTCTCTTTGGTCCCCAAGG AAAGAGCCTGCCTGTTAGCAAATCCATGGACTCTGGAATACAGCCAGATGAGAGTTACAAAATGGATTATCCAGAAATTGGGAtatgtataataataaataataagaactTCCTGCCAGCAACTG GAATGTCATTCCGATCTGGTACTGATGCAGATGCTGCACGCATCAGAGATACTTTTATGACTTTGGGATATAAAGTCAACCTTCACAATGATCGTACAGGGAAGCAAATGTTTGACATCTTGCAAAATG TTGCTAAAGATGATCACAGCAATCGAAgcagttttgtttgtgtgttgttAAGTCATGGTGAAGATGGATTAATCTATGGTACAGATGGTCCTCTTGAATTGAAAATATTAACAGGCCTGTTCAGAGGAGACAGATGTAAGAGTCTTGTGGGAAAGCCAAAACTTTTCTTCTTTCAG GCTTGTAGAGGGACAGAATTAGATTCTGGCGTTGAGACAGACAGTAGCTCAGAGGAAAATACCTGTCAGAAAATGCCTGTAGAAGCAGACTTCCTATATGCATATTCTACTGTTCCAG GCTATTACTCGTGGAGAAACTCATCAGAAGGCTCCTGGTTTATTCAGTCGCTATGTTTGATGCTGAAACAACATGCAAAGAAACTTGAGCTTATGCAGATACTAACACGTGTAAATCGCAAGGTGGCAGAATTTCGTTCGTATTCAAATCAACCAGGTTTTCATGGAAAGAAGCAGATTCCATGTATTGTGTCCATGCTCACCAAAGAACTGTACTTCACTCACTAA